In Crassostrea angulata isolate pt1a10 chromosome 6, ASM2561291v2, whole genome shotgun sequence, a genomic segment contains:
- the LOC128190000 gene encoding isatin hydrolase-like, with protein sequence MLYLFMISLLFLGSSNCMRIVDLTHEQSISTIFWPGNPQYNFTILFRNFSGSYWYESNSFSTAEHGGTHVDSPAHFYKGGWRTQQIPMEKLVGRGAIINVKQKASTNPDYRVSVADLIDYEDTYGRIPSGAVVIMNSGWSDKYPDPNAVFNTTNPSDPNTFHFPAWHEDAASWLINKRNINIIGVDTPSTDYGQSKTFPVHILLGKHNKIGVENVGFLDQIPESGSTVFVAVVKLRDGSGGPARVFAMVDEGKDQCTSGSNCQFYSASLLIAIILFVLTQKY encoded by the exons ATGTTATACCTTTTCATGATCAGCCTGCTTTTCTTGGGCTCCAGCAACTGTATGCGTATTGTAGACCTAACCCACGAGCAAAGTATCTCCACCATCTTCTGGCCGGGGAATCCACAGTACAACTTTACCATCTTGTTCCGAAACTTCAGCGGCAGTTATTG GTATGAATCAAACTCATTTTCCACCGCAGAGCACGGCGGAACTCACGTCGATTCTCCAGCACATTTTTACAAGGGCGGGTGGAGAACACAGCAGATACCGATGGAGAAGCTTGTGGGTAGGGGAGCCATCattaacgttaaacagaaagCGTCCACAAATCCGGACTATCGTGTTTCCGTTGCTGATCTCATTGACTATGAGGACACTTACGGGCGGATCCCTTCTGGGGCGGTAGTAATCATGAACTCAGGGTGGAGTGATAAATACCCTGACCCAAATGCCGTCTTCAACACCACCAACCCATCCGATCCAAACACATTTCACTTTCCAGCTTGGCATGAAGACGCTGCATCGTGGCTAATTAACAAAAGAAACATAAACATCATTGGAGTAGACACGCCTTCCACCGACTATGGCCAATCAAAGACCTTCCCAGTTCACATACTTCTCGGAAAGCACAACAAAATAGGGGTGGAAAACGTTGGCTTTTTAGATCAAATCCCCGAGAGCGGAAGTACGGTGTTTGTTGCTGTTGTTAAATTGAGAGACGGTAGTGGTGGTCCAGCTAGAGTTTTTGCCATGGTTGATGAAGGAAAAGACCAATGCACATCTGGCAGTAACTGTCAATTCTACAGTGCTTCCTTACTGATCGCTATAATTCTTTTTGTGCTTACGCAGAAATATTAA
- the LOC128188062 gene encoding peroxisomal targeting signal 1 receptor-like isoform X1: MAMRNLVDGECGGTNSLMKLTSHYTQDQARRQEGFLHGRGQQGPVSGRPLHEATERELVDEFLTGQRINMAPQTFHMGGLLQEMREIEEQEYKHAPQRAPGILELASNEKWADEFLTTAKEPMGPDWSGEFLDQKSGHGPPHPAGELRWAEEYLDHTEHRPWTEEYDKEVLDDTKWIDEYSTQDDDLAKTAKDFLSNVTDPKLANSEFLKFVKKIGDGEIVIKDNEVIERSPDDKAEAWAQEFSHAPQLEPGHSLVDKWEEEFAEMTGNRETSDEEFWEKLQKHWEDVDKTRDDGHPWLTEFEESDPYKVYEFEDENPLIDHPDPFQAGLDKLKEGDIPNAVLLFEAAVQKDSQHAQAWQYLGTTQAENEQEPAAIAALKKCLELDSNNLMALMSLATSYTNESLAAHACHVLKSWLKKNPAYAHLVPGELSAAPKITSYISSTEHTEVKDLFIEAARLMKNGEIDADVQSGLGVLFNLSGEYDKAVDCFSAALQVKPQDALLWNKLGATLANGNRSEEAVEAYHHALQISPGYIRSRYNLGIACINLGVHKEAVEHFLTALNMQRKSQQGMKDPQVVMSKNIWSTLRMAVSLLGRPDLYDACDNQDLDRLNSEFGMNS, encoded by the exons ATGGCGATGAGAAATTTGGTGGATGGGGAGTGTGGTGGGACCAACTCCCTGATGAAACTGACTTCCCACTACACACAGGACCAAGCAAGAAGACAG GAGGGATTTCTTCATGGAAGAGGTCAACAAGGCCCTGTG tCGGGTCGGCCACTCCATGAAGCAACAGAGCGtgag TTGGTGGATGAATTCCTGACAGGACAAAGAATAAATATGGCACCACAGACATTTCACATGGGAGGTCTTCTCCAGGAAATGAGAGAAATAGAAGAGCAGGAATATAAACATGCCCCACAAAGAG cccCAGGTATTCTTGAGTTAGCATCCAATGAAAAATGGGCAGATGAGTTCCTGACAACAGCGAAAGAACCTATGGGGCCTGATTGGTCAGGAGAGTTCCTAGATCAGAAGTCAGGTCATGGACCACCTCACCCTGCGGGGGAGCTGAGATGGGCGGAGGAGTACCTGGATCACACAGAGCACCGGCCATG GACAGAGGAGTATGATAAGGAGGTGTTGGATGATACAAAATGGATAGATGAATACTCTACCCAGGATGATGATCTTGCCAAAACTGCTAAAGATTTTTTAAGTAATGTCACTGACCCAAAATTGGCCAACTCTGAG TTTCTGAAGTTTGTGAAGAAAATTGGGGATGGGGAAATTGTTATCAAAGATAATGAAGTGATAGAGAGATCCCCTGATGACAAAGCAGAAGCCTGGGCCCAGGAATTCTCTCATGCCCCCCAG TTGGAACCTGGGCACTCACTTGTTGATAAATGGGAGGAGGAGTTTGCTGAAATGACAGGAAACCGTGAAACTTCAGATGAGGAATTCTGGGAAAAATTACAGAAACATTGGGAAGATGTAGACAA GACAAGAGATGATGGTCATCCTTGGTTGACAGAGTTTGAGGAATCAGACCCTTATAAG GTTTATGAATTTGAAGATGAGAATCCATTAATTGATCACCCTGATCCATTCCAAGCTGGTCTTGATAAACTCAAAGAGGGAGACATTCCAAACGCTGTGCTTCTGTTTGAAGCAGCAGTGCAGAAGGATAGTCAACATGCACAG gCCTGGCAGTACTTGGGCACAACACAGGCCGAAAACGAGCAGGAACCAGCAGCAATAGCTGCACTTAAGAA GTGCTTGGAGCTGGACAGCAATAATTTGATGGCCCTGATGTCTCTGGCCACCAGCTACACCAACGAATCCCTGGCAGCTCATGCATGTCACGTACTCAAATCCTGGCTCAAGAAGAACCCGGCCTATGCCCACTTGGTTCCTGGAGAACTGAGTGCAGCACCAAAAATTACCTCTTATATCTCAAG CACTGAGCACACAGAAGTGAAAGACCTCTTTATCGAAGCTGCACGACTGATGAAAAATGGTGAAATTGATGCTGATGTACAG AGTGGGTTGGGAGTATTATTTAACTTGAGTGGAGAGTATGACAAAGCTGTGGATTGCTTCTCAGCAGCACTTCAGGTCAAACCTCAG GATGCCTTGTTGTGGAACAAACTTGGCGCCACTCTAGCAAATGGTAACCGCAGTGAGGAGGCTGTGGAGGCCTACCACCACGCCCTGCAGATCTCCCCAGGATATATCCGCTCGCGGTACAACCTGGGCATTGCTTGCATCAACCTTGGTGTTCATAA aGAAGCAGTGGAGCACTTCCTGACAGCATTGAATATGCAGCGGAAAAGTCAACAAGGAATGAAAGATCCACAAGTTGTTATGTCCAAGAACATTTGGAGCACACTGCGAATGGCGGTATCATTGTTAGGGAGACCAGACCTGTATGACGCCTGTGATAATCAAGACTTAGACAGACTTAATTCAGAGTTTGGCATGAATTCCTGA
- the LOC128188062 gene encoding peroxisomal targeting signal 1 receptor-like isoform X2, producing MAMRNLVDGECGGTNSLMKLTSHYTQDQARRQEGFLHGRGQQGPVSGRPLHEATERELVDEFLTGQRINMAPQTFHMGGLLQEMREIEEQEYKHAPQRAPGILELASNEKWADEFLTTAKEPMGPDWSGEFLDQKSGHGPPHPAGELRWAEEYLDHTEHRPWTEEYDKEVLDDTKWIDEYSTQDDDLAKTAKDFLSNVTDPKLANSELEPGHSLVDKWEEEFAEMTGNRETSDEEFWEKLQKHWEDVDKTRDDGHPWLTEFEESDPYKVYEFEDENPLIDHPDPFQAGLDKLKEGDIPNAVLLFEAAVQKDSQHAQAWQYLGTTQAENEQEPAAIAALKKCLELDSNNLMALMSLATSYTNESLAAHACHVLKSWLKKNPAYAHLVPGELSAAPKITSYISSTEHTEVKDLFIEAARLMKNGEIDADVQSGLGVLFNLSGEYDKAVDCFSAALQVKPQDALLWNKLGATLANGNRSEEAVEAYHHALQISPGYIRSRYNLGIACINLGVHKEAVEHFLTALNMQRKSQQGMKDPQVVMSKNIWSTLRMAVSLLGRPDLYDACDNQDLDRLNSEFGMNS from the exons ATGGCGATGAGAAATTTGGTGGATGGGGAGTGTGGTGGGACCAACTCCCTGATGAAACTGACTTCCCACTACACACAGGACCAAGCAAGAAGACAG GAGGGATTTCTTCATGGAAGAGGTCAACAAGGCCCTGTG tCGGGTCGGCCACTCCATGAAGCAACAGAGCGtgag TTGGTGGATGAATTCCTGACAGGACAAAGAATAAATATGGCACCACAGACATTTCACATGGGAGGTCTTCTCCAGGAAATGAGAGAAATAGAAGAGCAGGAATATAAACATGCCCCACAAAGAG cccCAGGTATTCTTGAGTTAGCATCCAATGAAAAATGGGCAGATGAGTTCCTGACAACAGCGAAAGAACCTATGGGGCCTGATTGGTCAGGAGAGTTCCTAGATCAGAAGTCAGGTCATGGACCACCTCACCCTGCGGGGGAGCTGAGATGGGCGGAGGAGTACCTGGATCACACAGAGCACCGGCCATG GACAGAGGAGTATGATAAGGAGGTGTTGGATGATACAAAATGGATAGATGAATACTCTACCCAGGATGATGATCTTGCCAAAACTGCTAAAGATTTTTTAAGTAATGTCACTGACCCAAAATTGGCCAACTCTGAG TTGGAACCTGGGCACTCACTTGTTGATAAATGGGAGGAGGAGTTTGCTGAAATGACAGGAAACCGTGAAACTTCAGATGAGGAATTCTGGGAAAAATTACAGAAACATTGGGAAGATGTAGACAA GACAAGAGATGATGGTCATCCTTGGTTGACAGAGTTTGAGGAATCAGACCCTTATAAG GTTTATGAATTTGAAGATGAGAATCCATTAATTGATCACCCTGATCCATTCCAAGCTGGTCTTGATAAACTCAAAGAGGGAGACATTCCAAACGCTGTGCTTCTGTTTGAAGCAGCAGTGCAGAAGGATAGTCAACATGCACAG gCCTGGCAGTACTTGGGCACAACACAGGCCGAAAACGAGCAGGAACCAGCAGCAATAGCTGCACTTAAGAA GTGCTTGGAGCTGGACAGCAATAATTTGATGGCCCTGATGTCTCTGGCCACCAGCTACACCAACGAATCCCTGGCAGCTCATGCATGTCACGTACTCAAATCCTGGCTCAAGAAGAACCCGGCCTATGCCCACTTGGTTCCTGGAGAACTGAGTGCAGCACCAAAAATTACCTCTTATATCTCAAG CACTGAGCACACAGAAGTGAAAGACCTCTTTATCGAAGCTGCACGACTGATGAAAAATGGTGAAATTGATGCTGATGTACAG AGTGGGTTGGGAGTATTATTTAACTTGAGTGGAGAGTATGACAAAGCTGTGGATTGCTTCTCAGCAGCACTTCAGGTCAAACCTCAG GATGCCTTGTTGTGGAACAAACTTGGCGCCACTCTAGCAAATGGTAACCGCAGTGAGGAGGCTGTGGAGGCCTACCACCACGCCCTGCAGATCTCCCCAGGATATATCCGCTCGCGGTACAACCTGGGCATTGCTTGCATCAACCTTGGTGTTCATAA aGAAGCAGTGGAGCACTTCCTGACAGCATTGAATATGCAGCGGAAAAGTCAACAAGGAATGAAAGATCCACAAGTTGTTATGTCCAAGAACATTTGGAGCACACTGCGAATGGCGGTATCATTGTTAGGGAGACCAGACCTGTATGACGCCTGTGATAATCAAGACTTAGACAGACTTAATTCAGAGTTTGGCATGAATTCCTGA
- the LOC128188064 gene encoding GPN-loop GTPase 3-like isoform X1, which yields MPRYGQLVMGPAGSGKSTYCSNMVKHAEMLKRTIHVVNLDPAAEYFDYPVLSDIRELIHLDDAMEDESLRFGPNGGLVFCMEYLAQNFDWLQEQLEEVEDDYIIFDCPGQIELYTHIPVMRQLVETLQKWDFRICGVFLVDSQFMIEPSKFISGILTALSTMVNLEIPHVNVMTKIDLLSKKAKKELERYLEPELPVLLAEEFDDSRLSQKFKKLNSSIAKMIDDYSLVKFLPMDISDEDTINDVLIQIDTAIQYGEDFEPKEIPDMLDPEEGGDWDSGFDG from the exons TCAACCTACTGCAGTAACATGGTAAAGCATGCTGAAATGTTGAAGAGAACAATCCATGTGGTGAACCTGGACCCTGCAGCCGAGTACTTTGATTATCCTGTTCTTTCTG atATTCGAGAACTCATACACTTAGATGATGCCATGGAGGATGAGTCTTTGAGATTTGGTCCAAATGGGGGTCTTGTGTTCTGTATGGA ATACTTAGCACAAAATTTTGACTGGCTACAAGAACAACTGGAAGAAGTTGAAGATGACTACATTATATTTGACTGTCCAG GTCAGATTGAATTATACACACATATCCCTGTGATGCGACAGCTTGTTGAAACTCTACAGAAATGGGACTTCCGAATTTGTGGTGTATTTTTAGTGGACTCTCAGTTTATGATTGAGCCATCCAAGTTCATATCAGGAATTCTTACAGCTTTATCCACAATGGTGAACCTTGAAATCCCCCATGTGAATGTCATGACAAAAATAGATCTACTTAGTAAAAAGGCCAAAAAAGAGCTTGAAAG ATACTTGGAGCCAGAACTACCCGTACTACTGGCAGAGGAGTTTGATGACAGCAGATTGAGTCAAAAGTTTAAGAAGCTAAATAGCTCAATTGCAAAAATG ATAGATGACTATAGTTTGGTGAAGTTTCTACCAATGGACATCAGTGATGAGGATACTATCAATGATGTACTTATTCAGATAGACACAGCCATTCAATATGGGGAAGATTTTGAACCAAAAGAGATCCCG GACATGTTGGACCCAGAGGAGGGTGGGGACTGGGACAGCGGATTTGACGGGTGA
- the LOC128188064 gene encoding GPN-loop GTPase 3-like isoform X2 — translation MVKHAEMLKRTIHVVNLDPAAEYFDYPVLSDIRELIHLDDAMEDESLRFGPNGGLVFCMEYLAQNFDWLQEQLEEVEDDYIIFDCPGQIELYTHIPVMRQLVETLQKWDFRICGVFLVDSQFMIEPSKFISGILTALSTMVNLEIPHVNVMTKIDLLSKKAKKELERYLEPELPVLLAEEFDDSRLSQKFKKLNSSIAKMIDDYSLVKFLPMDISDEDTINDVLIQIDTAIQYGEDFEPKEIPDMLDPEEGGDWDSGFDG, via the exons ATGGTAAAGCATGCTGAAATGTTGAAGAGAACAATCCATGTGGTGAACCTGGACCCTGCAGCCGAGTACTTTGATTATCCTGTTCTTTCTG atATTCGAGAACTCATACACTTAGATGATGCCATGGAGGATGAGTCTTTGAGATTTGGTCCAAATGGGGGTCTTGTGTTCTGTATGGA ATACTTAGCACAAAATTTTGACTGGCTACAAGAACAACTGGAAGAAGTTGAAGATGACTACATTATATTTGACTGTCCAG GTCAGATTGAATTATACACACATATCCCTGTGATGCGACAGCTTGTTGAAACTCTACAGAAATGGGACTTCCGAATTTGTGGTGTATTTTTAGTGGACTCTCAGTTTATGATTGAGCCATCCAAGTTCATATCAGGAATTCTTACAGCTTTATCCACAATGGTGAACCTTGAAATCCCCCATGTGAATGTCATGACAAAAATAGATCTACTTAGTAAAAAGGCCAAAAAAGAGCTTGAAAG ATACTTGGAGCCAGAACTACCCGTACTACTGGCAGAGGAGTTTGATGACAGCAGATTGAGTCAAAAGTTTAAGAAGCTAAATAGCTCAATTGCAAAAATG ATAGATGACTATAGTTTGGTGAAGTTTCTACCAATGGACATCAGTGATGAGGATACTATCAATGATGTACTTATTCAGATAGACACAGCCATTCAATATGGGGAAGATTTTGAACCAAAAGAGATCCCG GACATGTTGGACCCAGAGGAGGGTGGGGACTGGGACAGCGGATTTGACGGGTGA